One segment of Anopheles stephensi strain Indian chromosome 3, UCI_ANSTEP_V1.0, whole genome shotgun sequence DNA contains the following:
- the LOC118510032 gene encoding endochitinase-like, translating to MCHVLKSNPLTYGTIIVASGVSANDGVKKFVFGNNDHPAASPKNRFSSPDIPKNALRQVRYCTAKLQSSGSVLNAKVKMFLRLLIWCCLVLCYVECNGGKRLMCYFSSNSPKGRGYGRYTANEVPVQLCTDVIYRGIGFPEWKRGSYAFNSEEIQRLGAFIYTIKSRSSAVRTHVTVLQRGIATPSYSIMAEIPERRRAFAKAILELLEQYGINGVEIAWEWPGSTVKFGGISGDRESLISLLTDVRAGLKSRNKEFLFFGAIYPKVLRESYRVTSICQLVDFVTLFTFDLRPHTNNVADVHSPMRNRSFETEADRAKANVVDGVETWIDFGCPPKKLILGIGLFGQAHTLANPAVYSVGAPTVGPGAEGQYYYEGYYPYHELCLLIRSGWNIFYDTVAQMPFAVRGNQWMSYENTNSIGVKMDFVREKRLGGVILQHVDYDDFRGFCGSQNPLTNYISQRLKQIPSDIGFAIEWNK from the exons ATGTGCCATGTGCTGAAGTCGAATCCGCTGACGTACGGAACGATTATCGTGGCCAGCGGTGTCAGTGCCAACGATGGTGTGAAGAAGTTCGTGTTCGGAAATAATGATCATCCAGCGG CCTCACCGAAGAACAGGTTTAGCTCACCGGACATCCCGAAGAACGCGCTTCGCCAGGTTCGATACTGCACAGCGAAGCTTCAGTCCTCTGGAAGTGTCCTCAACGCGAAGGTTAAAATGTTTTTACGCCTGTTGATTTGGTGTTGCTTAGTGCTGTGTTACGTCGAGTGCAATGGTGGGAAACGGCTGATGTGTTACTTTTCGAGCAATTCGCCCAAAGGGAGAGGTTATGGCCGGTACACAGCGAACGAAGTTCCGGTGCAACTGTGCACGGATGTGATCTACCGTGGCATTGGATTTCCCGAGTGGAAACGAGGATCTTACGCTTTCAAC AGCGAAGAAATACAACGGCTGGGCGCCTTCATCTACACGATTAAGTCCAGATCGTCAGCGGTGCGCACCCATGTGACTGTATTGCAACGAGGCATAGCAACGCCTTCGTACTCGATTATGGCTGAAATTCCCGAACGGCGCCGTGCATTCGCCAAGGCCATACTGGAGCTACTGGAGCAGTATGGAATAAATGGCGTCGAGATTGCGTGGGAGTGGCCGGGCTCTACGGTTAAATTTGGCGGTATCTCGGGTGACCGTGAGTCTCTGATTTCGCTGCTTACAGATGTCCGGGCTGGGCTCAAAAGTCGAAATAAAGAGTTCCTGTTCTTCGGCGCCATCTATCCGAAGGTGCTGCGGGAATCTTATCGAGTGACCAGCATCTGCCAGTTGGTAGACTTTGTGACGCTGTTTACATTTGATCTGCGTCCACACACGAACAATGTGGCCGATGTGCATTCTCCAATGCGCAATCGGTCCTTCGAGACGGAGGCTGATCGTGCCAAGGCAAATGTG GTTGATGGTGTGGAGACCTGGATTGACTTTGGATGTCCTCCGAAGAAATTGATACTGGGGATAGGACTGTTTGGACAAGCGCACACCCTAGCCAATCCAGCGGTGTACAGTGTGGGTGCTCCAACGGTTGGTCCTGGAGCGGAAGGACAGTATTACTACGAAGGCTACTATCCGTATCACGAG CTCTGTCTGCTGATACGTAGTGGATGGAACATATTTTATGATACGGTCGCTCAGATGCCGTTTGCCGTCCGGGGTAATCAGTGGATGAGCTACGAAAACACCAACTCCATCGGGGTGAAGATGGACTTCGTTCGGGAGAAGCGGCTCGGAGGTGTAATACTGCAGCATGTGGACTATGACGATTTTAGGGGTTTCTGTGGCTCGCAGAATCCACTCACTAACTACATCTCGCAGCGGTTGAAGCAGATTCCTTCGGATATTGGGTTCGCTATTGAGTGGAACAAATAA